In the genome of Aureimonas sp. OT7, one region contains:
- a CDS encoding XRE family transcriptional regulator — protein sequence MTHTFEPPRPVVSAQLVQTRIDRFGQRIKSLRKDRGLTVRDLAARCGVAASTISKVENARMSPTYDIILRLALGLGAEMETLFVDEATSMRSGRRSVTRAGGGARIEAQHYDYEMLSADVSNKRFHPIVATIGMGESISSRDYVRHAGEEFVYVLSGRVRILTELYEPLTLDVGDSCYFDSAMAHVLVSEGPGNATVLWVASDLVADLT from the coding sequence GTGACACATACGTTCGAACCGCCCCGGCCCGTCGTATCGGCGCAACTCGTGCAGACGCGAATCGATCGCTTCGGCCAGCGGATCAAAAGCCTGCGCAAGGATCGCGGGCTGACCGTCAGGGATCTTGCGGCGCGCTGCGGCGTGGCCGCATCCACCATTTCCAAGGTGGAGAATGCGCGGATGTCGCCGACCTACGACATCATCCTGCGTCTCGCCCTCGGCCTCGGGGCCGAGATGGAGACGCTCTTCGTCGACGAGGCGACGAGCATGCGATCTGGCCGGCGCTCCGTCACGCGTGCCGGCGGCGGCGCGCGCATCGAGGCGCAGCATTACGATTACGAGATGCTGTCGGCCGATGTGTCCAACAAGCGGTTCCACCCCATCGTCGCCACCATCGGCATGGGAGAGAGCATCTCCTCGCGGGATTACGTACGCCATGCCGGCGAAGAGTTCGTCTATGTCCTGTCCGGCAGGGTGCGCATCCTGACCGAACTGTACGAGCCGCTCACGCTCGACGTCGGCGATAGCTGTTATTTCGATTCAGCCATGGCGCATGTGCTGGTATCGGAGGGGCCGGGAAACGCCACCGTGCTGTGGGTGGCCTCCGATCTGGTCGCCGACCTCACCTGA